A portion of the Musa acuminata AAA Group cultivar baxijiao chromosome BXJ1-1, Cavendish_Baxijiao_AAA, whole genome shotgun sequence genome contains these proteins:
- the LOC135675644 gene encoding fasciclin-like arabinogalactan protein 19: MAKSNPLPLFLLLLLVFLCSSNTVAPISENEVDSAIAALRSSGYALFGNGIAVSDLLFDLLHHGPNASFTLFAPTDAALFALDMAYPAAAYLRVLRQHVAVRHLTHHSLRSIPSGTPVPTLLLSRDLIISHRRDPVGGGGLDVATVDGVDVVLPGIFHCKHLAVHGLNGILAPRKSEASDGIPYEQPGSPDKHLPPNGFDHTPDSWTPAASPTMDLSPIVPDAAAPVPMPAYPYPITLPPSFLDEIYPPTSKSGWKGRRRGTGKVGASPTSSPAAGRPLSPPQQGIVDAP, encoded by the coding sequence ATGGCCAAATCGAaccctcttcctcttttcctcctcctgctcttagtGTTCCTCTGCTCATCCAACACGGTGGCTCCGATCTCCGAGAACGAAGTGGACTCCGCGATTGCTGCCCTACGGTCGAGCGGCTACGCCCTTTTCGGCAACGGCATTGCCGTCTCCGACCTCCTGTTCGACCTCCTTCACCACGGCCCCAACGCGTCCTTCACCCTCTTTGCGCCCACCGATGCCGCCCTCTTCGCGCTAGACATGGCCTACCCCGCCGCCGCCTACCTCCGCGTCCTTCGCCAGCACGTCGCCGTCCGCCACCTCACCCACCATTCCCTCCGCTCCATCCCGTCGGGAACCCCCGTCCCCACCCTCCTCCTCTCCCGCGACCTCATCATCTCCCATCGCCGGGACCCCGTCGGCGGGGGAGGTCTCGACGTGGCGACGGTCGACGGAGTGGACGTTGTTCTGCCGGGGATCTTCCACTGCAAGCACCTCGCCGTCCACGGCCTCAACGGTATCCTCGCCCCGCGCAAGAGCGAGGCCTCAGATGGGATCCCGTACGAGCAGCCAGGATCGCCGGATAAGCACCTCCCTCCTAACGGATTCGATCACACTCCGGATTCTTGGACGCCAGCGGCATCCCCTACCATGGATCTCTCTCCGATCGTGCCGGACGCGGCAGCTCCGGTGCCGATGCCCGCTTATCCATATCCGATCACATTGCCGCCGTCGTTTCTTGATGAAATCTACCCGCCGACTAGCAAAAGCGGATGGAAGGGGAGACGCAGAGGCACCGGGAAGGTGGGAGCGTCTCCGACGAGTTCACCAGCCGCGGGCCGCCCTCTCAGTCCACCTCAGCAAGGTATTGTTGACGCCCCTTAA
- the LOC135622498 gene encoding thioredoxin Y, chloroplastic-like, with protein MSCRNKCFQSCTNLNQFDVTHVHDSVGLNGLCQKISFVYDLETKRRTAKPYPKESREMAASCTAAAAPFATDLRTRSICLCPLELSAVATPRFSPLRHQSMLGRGLTAVPQRRLLPRIEAKKQTYSSFDELLEKCDKPLLVDFYATWCGPCQFMVSVLEEASEKLKDRIQVIKIDTEKHTNIANCYQIEALPTFIIFRDGKPCDRFEGAMPAHQLIQRIEAALKVKQ; from the exons atgagctgcaGGAACAAATGTTTTCAATCATGCACTAACCTTAACCAATTCGATGTGACCCACGTTCACGATTCAGTTGGGCTCAACGGTCTTTGTCAAAAGATCAGCTTCGTTTATGACTTGGAAACAAAGCGGAGAACCGCGAAACCTTACCCTAAAGAATCACGAGAAATGGCCGCCTCCTGCACCGCTGCTGCGGCCCCGTTCGCCACCGACCTCCGCACCCGCTCCATCTGCCTCTGCCCGTTGGAGCTCTCGGCTGTCGCGACGCCTCGCTTCTCGCCGCTTCGCCACCAATCGATGCTGGGCCGCGGTCTCACCGCGGTCCCTCAGCGCCGACTTCTTCCTCGG ATAGAAGCAAAAAAGCAAACCTACTCTTCCTTTGATGAATTGTTGGAAAAATGTGATAAGCCTTTACTGGTCGACTTCTATGCAACATG GTGTGGTCCTTGCCAATTCATGGTGTCTGTTCTAGAAGAAGCGAGTGAAAAATTGAAAGACAGAATCCAAGTGATCAAAATTGATACAGAAAAGCACACTAACATAGCAAATTGCTACCAAATTGAGGCGTTGCCTACATTTATCATTTTCAGAGATGGAAAGCCATGTGATCGCTTT GAAGGAGCTATGCCTGCTCATCAGCTTATCCAACGCATTGAGGCTGCTCTGAAAGTCAAACAGTAG